From the Desulfohalovibrio reitneri genome, one window contains:
- a CDS encoding NADH-quinone oxidoreductase subunit N, which produces MNLDATLIAPELYQLLVVLGLFVQTLAPAPKDHKPVAWIGAAALVGVLVSLVSLGGGATMFYGSYRVDGISQFFKLAVSIGFFIAAVNAVRQPTLRPRHGPDYFLFLALSAWGLMLLASSVELITAFIALEISSYSLFAIVPLRARSKGAAEAGIKYILFGAAATAVSLYGFSYILASQHTTYIAELATKSWSFAAEPLAALGLVLFLAGFFYKLALFPFHFWCPDVYDGASNETAAFVATLPKLGAVVILVRLAALLEPGLEITTALAALGALSMTFGNLAALAQRDIKRILGYSSVAHAGYITLGLVTGTAEGLAAAAFYSLAYILMNLTCFWVVCRLADDGRNLSLDDLNGLYKRAPGLALILLVAAFALVGLPPTAGFTGKLFLLSGAWAHGYNWLVIVAAVNTAISIYYYLNMVRHAYTFEAEGRTSPAVGAGSVAFGGLLAAAVLLLGAMPAPVFDMALEAGRWLLP; this is translated from the coding sequence GTGAATCTCGACGCAACGCTGATCGCCCCCGAACTCTACCAGCTCCTGGTGGTTCTGGGGCTGTTCGTGCAGACCCTGGCCCCAGCGCCCAAGGACCACAAGCCGGTGGCCTGGATAGGCGCGGCCGCTCTGGTCGGGGTGCTGGTCTCCCTGGTCTCCCTGGGGGGCGGCGCGACCATGTTCTATGGCTCCTACCGGGTGGACGGCATCTCCCAGTTCTTCAAGCTGGCCGTCTCCATCGGCTTCTTCATCGCCGCGGTCAACGCCGTGCGGCAGCCCACCCTGCGGCCCAGGCATGGCCCGGACTACTTCCTTTTCCTTGCCCTGTCCGCCTGGGGGCTCATGCTGCTGGCCTCCTCGGTGGAGCTCATCACAGCCTTCATCGCCCTGGAGATTTCCTCCTACAGCCTCTTTGCCATTGTGCCCCTGCGTGCCCGCTCCAAGGGAGCGGCCGAGGCGGGCATCAAGTACATCCTGTTCGGCGCGGCGGCCACGGCCGTCTCCCTGTACGGATTCTCGTACATCCTGGCCTCCCAGCACACGACCTACATCGCGGAACTGGCCACCAAGTCCTGGAGCTTCGCGGCCGAACCCCTGGCCGCCCTGGGGCTGGTCCTGTTCCTTGCGGGCTTCTTCTACAAGCTGGCCCTGTTCCCGTTTCACTTCTGGTGCCCGGACGTCTACGACGGCGCCTCCAACGAAACGGCCGCCTTCGTGGCTACGCTGCCCAAGCTGGGCGCGGTGGTCATCCTGGTGCGGCTGGCCGCGCTGCTGGAGCCCGGACTGGAGATCACCACGGCCCTGGCCGCCCTGGGCGCGCTGTCCATGACCTTCGGCAACCTCGCGGCCCTGGCCCAGCGCGACATCAAGCGAATTCTGGGCTACTCCTCGGTGGCCCACGCCGGGTACATCACCCTGGGCCTGGTCACGGGCACGGCCGAGGGCTTGGCCGCGGCCGCCTTTTACTCCCTGGCCTACATCCTCATGAACCTGACCTGCTTCTGGGTTGTGTGCCGGTTGGCCGATGACGGACGCAACCTGAGCCTGGACGATCTCAACGGCCTGTACAAACGGGCTCCGGGGTTGGCGCTCATCCTGCTGGTGGCCGCCTTCGCCCTGGTGGGCCTGCCGCCCACCGCCGGGTTCACTGGCAAGCTCTTCCTGCTGTCCGGGGCCTGGGCCCACGGCTACAACTGGCTGGTCATCGTGGCCGCGGTGAACACGGCCATATCCATCTACTACTACCTGAACATGGTCCGCCACGCGTACACCTTCGAGGCGGAGGGACGGACCAGCCCGGCTGTGGGAGCGGGATCGGTTGCCTTCGGCGGCTTGCTGGCCGCGGCCGTGCTGCTGCTCGGCGCCATGCCGGCTCCGGTGTTCGACATGGCCCTGGAAGCCGGGCGATGGTTGCTACCCTGA
- a CDS encoding 4Fe-4S dicluster domain-containing protein — translation MSTYMIKTNKKRCISCKACEVHCKLKNRVPEGAKLGLLASKGPVKKGGKPTYLNQFMPCFHCEKPWCVSACPTGAMIRRESDGIVYVDQELCVGCKACIMACPWEVPQWQESTGTVIKCDYCMDRVDEGLDPACVTACTAHALEFLRPNRDSDRVRKNYAREKFLT, via the coding sequence ATGAGCACGTACATGATCAAGACCAACAAGAAGCGCTGCATCAGCTGCAAGGCCTGCGAGGTCCACTGTAAGCTGAAGAACCGTGTGCCCGAAGGAGCCAAGTTGGGCCTGCTGGCCTCCAAGGGGCCGGTCAAGAAGGGCGGCAAGCCCACCTATCTCAACCAGTTCATGCCCTGTTTCCACTGCGAGAAGCCGTGGTGCGTCTCCGCCTGTCCCACCGGGGCAATGATCCGGCGCGAGTCCGACGGCATCGTCTATGTAGACCAGGAACTGTGCGTGGGCTGTAAGGCCTGCATCATGGCCTGCCCTTGGGAAGTCCCCCAGTGGCAGGAATCCACCGGCACGGTCATCAAGTGCGACTACTGCATGGATCGGGTGGACGAGGGGCTCGACCCCGCCTGCGTAACAGCCTGCACCGCCCACGCGCTGGAGTTCCTACGCCCCAACCGCGACTCCGACCGGGTGCGGAAAAACTACGCCAGGGAAAAGTTTCTCACCTAA
- a CDS encoding sulfite exporter TauE/SafE family protein, giving the protein MMKKKMLAFLALALSLCLAAPAMGAVEAMIGANDYKAGDVVTVSGQIDPGQDLYVAIATKNEFAPQDTTGVNEKTSFQKDAQKFGFSMSTSVPHLYYMLTTNPTAFGSTQPKKYGGPSFMTGIYSTTMFNLKKWGELPADVKPYLGPIDSEDEWKFFVYNHENSYGINTVTKELTRVGKVTIFARSVIADHAEYPNYWNEGTTIELNKETGEFTASFDSFRHTPPDTEFVVYVNGQEVGGYTIEGNGFWLDLGGRYMNPIWIIIGAIAVGAFFTLIGAAGGMLMAAYQVMVVNTMGPVGINAANVLRPSNVALTLFSPLGAFYRFAIKERRVAWPVGISFGVGILIGSIWLGKYATAVLPLASYKEWLAVLVVIMGIRTLYELTPAVMEKRQNIKAMMKKFNEEVKKAKAEGRAAEMGSIEPVSKGLTKYTFKFWGEEFSINPLLFGLIGVGIGIIARSFGIGGGFLLVPIMTMVGALPMYVAVPVGLVGTCFSSIGAFIGYLMNGYLPDLWIAIAIIIGGFVGGMLGSRLQRLFSEKQLKWILAIVLFFLFFRFFKIEVWI; this is encoded by the coding sequence ATGATGAAAAAGAAGATGTTGGCCTTCCTGGCGCTGGCCCTGAGCCTGTGCTTGGCCGCTCCCGCCATGGGCGCGGTGGAAGCCATGATCGGCGCCAATGACTACAAGGCCGGCGACGTTGTCACCGTATCCGGCCAGATCGACCCTGGTCAGGACCTCTACGTGGCCATCGCCACCAAGAACGAGTTCGCTCCACAGGACACCACGGGCGTCAACGAAAAGACTTCCTTCCAGAAGGACGCCCAGAAGTTCGGCTTCTCCATGTCCACGTCCGTGCCGCACCTTTACTACATGCTCACCACCAACCCCACCGCCTTCGGCTCCACCCAGCCCAAGAAGTACGGTGGCCCCTCCTTCATGACCGGCATCTACTCCACCACCATGTTCAACCTCAAGAAGTGGGGAGAACTGCCGGCTGACGTGAAGCCCTACCTCGGTCCCATCGACTCCGAGGACGAGTGGAAGTTCTTCGTCTACAACCACGAGAACAGCTACGGCATCAACACGGTCACCAAGGAGCTCACCCGCGTGGGCAAGGTGACCATCTTCGCCCGCTCCGTCATCGCCGACCACGCCGAGTACCCCAACTACTGGAACGAGGGCACCACCATCGAGTTGAACAAGGAGACCGGCGAGTTCACCGCCTCCTTCGACTCCTTCCGCCACACCCCGCCCGACACCGAGTTCGTGGTCTACGTCAACGGCCAGGAAGTCGGCGGCTACACCATCGAGGGCAACGGCTTCTGGCTCGACCTCGGCGGCCGTTACATGAACCCCATCTGGATCATCATCGGCGCCATCGCCGTGGGTGCCTTCTTCACCCTCATCGGCGCCGCCGGCGGCATGCTCATGGCCGCCTATCAGGTCATGGTGGTCAACACCATGGGCCCCGTGGGCATCAACGCGGCCAACGTGCTGCGCCCCTCCAACGTTGCCCTGACCCTGTTCTCGCCCCTGGGCGCCTTCTACCGCTTCGCCATCAAGGAGCGCCGCGTGGCCTGGCCCGTTGGCATCTCCTTCGGCGTGGGCATCCTCATCGGCTCCATCTGGCTGGGCAAGTACGCCACCGCCGTGCTGCCCCTGGCCTCCTACAAGGAATGGCTGGCCGTGCTGGTCGTCATCATGGGCATCCGCACCCTCTATGAGCTGACTCCGGCTGTCATGGAGAAGCGGCAGAACATCAAGGCCATGATGAAGAAGTTCAACGAAGAGGTGAAGAAGGCCAAGGCCGAGGGCCGCGCCGCCGAGATGGGCTCCATCGAGCCGGTCTCCAAGGGCCTCACCAAGTACACCTTCAAGTTCTGGGGCGAGGAATTCTCCATCAACCCGCTCCTGTTCGGCCTCATCGGCGTGGGCATCGGCATCATCGCCCGCTCCTTCGGCATCGGCGGCGGCTTCCTGCTGGTGCCCATCATGACCATGGTCGGCGCCCTGCCCATGTACGTGGCCGTGCCCGTTGGCCTGGTGGGAACCTGCTTCTCCTCCATCGGCGCCTTCATCGGCTACCTCATGAACGGCTATCTGCCCGACCTGTGGATCGCCATCGCCATCATCATCGGTGGTTTCGTGGGCGGCATGCTGGGCTCCAGGCTGCAGCGGCTCTTCTCCGAGAAGCAGCTCAAGTGGATCCTGGCCATCGTGCTGTTCTTCCTGTTCTTCCGCTTCTTCAAGATCGAGGTCTGGATCTAG